One stretch of Puniceicoccus vermicola DNA includes these proteins:
- the ade gene encoding adenine deaminase produces MSEFAGQIADVKTGRIFPGRFTVENGRILSVIEDESAPSDCLYLPGLVDAHIHIESSLLPPAEFARAATVHGTVATVSDPHEIANVCGKAGVEWMIRSAQDTPLKIAFGAPSCVPATPFETAGASFGPKEVAELLDLDGVSYLSEVMNFPAVIGGDLRMLDIIEQAKKRDLPIDGHAPGVIGEDLRTYAAAGIQTDHECVTLDEARQRVACGMKVAIREGSAARNFDALWPLLQESPDSCFFCSDDRHPDDLVVSHIDGLIRRAIDNGVDPMVAIRAATRNPIEHYRLPAGLLQPGDPADFIRVGGIHDFHVQGTWIDGQPVAQNGKALLSPSEIPPINEFAASPIREERLQLKAVDGAKFATMLAVDGQLVTGREDLLPTVKDGEVVSDPDRDLLKIVVVNRYEDAPPAVGLIQNFGLKTGAVAGSVAHDSHNVVAVGANDQSLAAAINEVISSKGGLAFSSPETTKGYPLPIAGLMGEGDAWEAAHAFEELTALAKADGCPLRSPFMTLSFMPLLVIPSLKIGDRGHFDVGSFSLVDPWIR; encoded by the coding sequence ATGAGCGAGTTCGCCGGTCAGATAGCTGATGTTAAAACGGGCCGGATCTTTCCCGGCCGCTTCACCGTCGAAAACGGTCGCATCCTCAGTGTCATCGAAGACGAATCGGCCCCGAGCGACTGCCTCTACCTCCCGGGGCTCGTCGATGCCCATATTCATATCGAGAGCTCCCTGCTCCCCCCCGCTGAATTTGCCCGTGCCGCAACCGTCCACGGCACCGTAGCCACGGTCAGCGATCCTCACGAGATCGCCAATGTTTGCGGGAAGGCCGGCGTCGAGTGGATGATCCGCTCCGCCCAAGACACTCCTCTCAAGATCGCCTTCGGCGCCCCGTCCTGCGTACCGGCTACTCCCTTCGAGACTGCAGGTGCTTCCTTCGGACCGAAAGAGGTCGCCGAACTCCTCGACCTCGATGGAGTCAGTTACCTGTCGGAGGTCATGAACTTTCCCGCGGTCATCGGCGGAGATCTGCGGATGCTCGACATCATCGAACAAGCCAAAAAGCGCGACCTTCCCATCGACGGACACGCCCCCGGCGTGATCGGCGAGGACCTCCGGACCTACGCTGCCGCCGGCATCCAGACCGATCACGAGTGCGTCACCCTCGATGAAGCACGCCAGCGAGTCGCCTGCGGGATGAAAGTCGCCATTCGGGAAGGTTCTGCCGCCCGCAACTTCGACGCTCTCTGGCCGCTGCTCCAAGAGTCTCCCGACAGCTGCTTTTTCTGCAGTGACGACCGACATCCCGATGATCTGGTCGTCTCCCACATCGACGGGTTGATCCGACGCGCCATCGACAACGGAGTCGATCCCATGGTGGCCATTCGCGCCGCGACCCGCAACCCCATCGAACACTATCGGCTCCCAGCCGGACTTCTTCAACCGGGAGACCCTGCCGACTTCATCCGAGTGGGCGGCATCCACGATTTTCACGTGCAAGGCACTTGGATCGATGGCCAACCGGTTGCCCAAAATGGCAAAGCCCTCCTCAGCCCAAGCGAAATCCCTCCGATCAATGAATTTGCCGCCTCACCGATCCGTGAAGAGCGACTCCAGTTAAAAGCGGTCGACGGAGCAAAATTTGCCACCATGCTGGCTGTCGATGGCCAACTGGTCACCGGCCGTGAGGACCTCCTCCCCACCGTGAAGGACGGCGAGGTCGTTTCAGACCCGGATCGTGACCTGCTGAAAATTGTCGTCGTCAACCGCTATGAAGATGCACCGCCAGCGGTGGGGCTGATTCAAAACTTTGGACTCAAAACCGGAGCCGTCGCCGGAAGCGTCGCTCACGATTCGCACAATGTGGTCGCTGTCGGCGCGAACGATCAATCGCTCGCGGCAGCGATTAATGAGGTGATCTCATCCAAGGGCGGGCTGGCCTTCAGCTCTCCAGAGACCACGAAGGGCTATCCTCTGCCCATCGCAGGCCTGATGGGAGAAGGCGACGCCTGGGAGGCCGCTCACGCCTTTGAGGAGCTCACCGCACTGGCAAAAGCCGACGGTTGCCCCCTGCGTTCGCCGTTCATGACCTTGTCCTTCATGCCCCTACTGGTCATCCCCTCGCTGAAAATCGGGGATCGAGGACATTTCGACGTGGGCTCGTTCTCCCT
- the ispH gene encoding 4-hydroxy-3-methylbut-2-enyl diphosphate reductase, with amino-acid sequence MKVIRAKSAGFCWGVERAIKIAENYAEKNSGKVLTDGPLIHNSQMMEKLEKSGVREVGDYTSEKELQLSEEDKKSSVLVVRAHGISPERRKYLKNLGMEFRDATCPDVGVIAGRIKAGARKGKNTVVFGDPKHPEVIGLLGYAGGRGYVVQNEEDIEALPEMEGGVAMVSQSTMFVHEFQRLSDLLREKYPEAEIYDTICGATKERQTDLRKLVQQGAEAIIVIGGHHSANTRKLAKLAMEHDRPTYHIETAEQINPQIMSQYQTVGVTAGASTPDFIIDSVCKTLRGIEPVPAEA; translated from the coding sequence ATGAAAGTGATCCGGGCCAAGAGTGCTGGCTTCTGTTGGGGAGTCGAGCGTGCAATCAAGATTGCCGAGAACTACGCCGAGAAAAACAGCGGGAAAGTCCTGACCGACGGCCCGTTGATCCACAATAGCCAAATGATGGAGAAGCTCGAGAAGTCCGGCGTTCGTGAGGTCGGCGATTACACGAGCGAAAAGGAGCTCCAGCTGAGTGAAGAGGATAAGAAGAGCTCCGTTTTGGTCGTGCGCGCCCATGGGATTTCCCCCGAACGCCGCAAGTACCTGAAAAATCTTGGAATGGAATTTCGCGACGCCACCTGCCCTGACGTTGGCGTCATCGCCGGCCGGATCAAGGCGGGCGCTCGCAAGGGGAAGAACACCGTCGTTTTCGGAGACCCCAAACACCCTGAGGTGATCGGGCTTCTCGGTTACGCCGGTGGACGGGGCTACGTCGTCCAAAACGAGGAAGACATTGAGGCTCTCCCCGAGATGGAAGGCGGAGTTGCCATGGTTTCGCAGTCCACCATGTTCGTCCACGAATTCCAGCGTCTCTCCGATCTGCTCCGCGAGAAATATCCCGAGGCCGAAATCTACGACACGATCTGCGGCGCGACCAAAGAGCGCCAAACCGACCTGAGAAAACTGGTTCAGCAGGGTGCCGAAGCCATCATCGTCATCGGAGGCCACCATTCCGCCAACACCCGGAAGCTTGCCAAATTGGCCATGGAGCACGACCGCCCCACCTACCATATCGAGACCGCCGAGCAGATTAATCCCCAGATCATGAGCCAGTACCAAACCGTGGGGGTCACCGCCGGGGCCTCTACCCCCGACTTCATTATCGATTCGGTCTGCAAGACCCTCCGGGGAATTGAGCCGGTTCCCGCCGAAGCCTAG
- a CDS encoding endonuclease/exonuclease/phosphatase family protein: MALGADPQIIEGRPAHVNVVFSRFPIVGADSFPTESAREILVVKIDVDGHPLFVIDNHWKSGASRPETEVIRLLNARTARSALDGILAVDPRADVIFAGDLNSYYDQISLYPEMERTGVNSVLGSQGDEQAVADGEEDLYNLWFELPVDERFSEVWRGRKGTLMNMLITPGLYDDRGIRYIDGSFEVLRLPGLNMDEWGRPARFQFEGEGRGGSDHLPILARFETVDGDGSEVLELTNPGRDEDQPREVLYLDYDLDHYAGDPPEPMKNLMRLPKSEWSAHLGQLYEIEGRWVSRNPPTLLTGEYEMEVYCPDRTIWKEVGNISQGKPLRAVAELGTWEGNYQWVIRDASWLMVGRRGLEPRTN; the protein is encoded by the coding sequence ATGGCTCTCGGGGCCGATCCGCAGATCATCGAAGGTCGTCCAGCTCACGTGAATGTGGTCTTCAGCCGCTTTCCCATTGTCGGGGCGGATTCATTTCCGACAGAGAGTGCACGCGAGATCCTCGTCGTGAAAATCGACGTCGATGGCCATCCCTTGTTTGTCATCGACAATCACTGGAAGTCGGGAGCCTCGCGTCCGGAGACGGAAGTGATTCGCCTTCTGAACGCGAGAACCGCCCGCAGTGCCTTGGACGGCATTCTCGCCGTTGATCCCCGGGCAGACGTAATTTTCGCTGGCGACCTGAACTCTTACTACGACCAGATCTCGCTCTATCCCGAAATGGAGCGGACCGGAGTGAATTCGGTCCTCGGTTCTCAAGGTGACGAGCAGGCAGTGGCTGATGGAGAGGAAGATCTATACAATCTTTGGTTCGAATTGCCGGTCGACGAACGTTTCTCTGAGGTCTGGAGGGGGCGCAAGGGGACTCTGATGAATATGCTCATCACCCCGGGTCTCTACGACGATCGAGGGATTCGCTATATCGACGGTTCGTTCGAAGTCTTGCGGCTTCCCGGCCTGAATATGGACGAATGGGGCCGACCCGCCCGCTTCCAGTTCGAAGGCGAGGGCCGTGGCGGGAGCGATCATCTTCCCATCCTGGCCCGTTTTGAGACGGTCGATGGCGATGGTTCGGAAGTCCTCGAGTTGACGAATCCCGGGCGTGACGAAGATCAGCCGCGCGAGGTTCTCTATCTCGATTATGATCTCGATCACTACGCGGGGGATCCGCCCGAGCCGATGAAGAATTTGATGAGATTGCCGAAGAGCGAGTGGTCCGCCCACCTTGGCCAGCTTTATGAGATCGAAGGTCGATGGGTTTCGCGGAACCCGCCCACCCTCTTAACCGGCGAATACGAGATGGAGGTTTACTGCCCCGATCGGACGATCTGGAAAGAAGTGGGGAACATTTCCCAAGGCAAACCATTGCGGGCCGTAGCCGAACTTGGCACTTGGGAAGGGAATTACCAGTGGGTCATTCGTGACGCTTCCTGGTTAATGGTAGGCCGTCGGGGACTCGAACCCCGAACCAATTGA
- a CDS encoding xylulokinase: MNSWLGFDASTQSLSALLVDDSGNILSEEEVNFGRDLPQYNAPQGFIEGNSEGEFHADPLMWLDALDLCLQRMSEGGADFSSVVGISGAGQQHGTVYLNEDWEKHLSRLSSDKNLAKQIGPCISRATSPIWMDVSTGQECEEIAEKLGGAMEVCRRSGSVPIERFSGPQIRRFAKIDPDAYARTTRIHLVSSFLASVLAGKDAPIDHGDGSGMNLLNLETLTWDEELLEATAPELANKLPDPVLAETVVGPLAPYFQQKYGIPGSAQVVAFTGDNPSSLVGMGAAQPGKVVISLGTSDTFFAAMPEVKTDPNGYGHVFGNPLGGFMSLVCFRNGSLAREKVKEQLGVEWTAFDCEGLQNTPIGNDGDGMIPFFGPEINPRVDFHEPLLFGSEEFQKDPDPNKLVRACLEGQFINMRLQTEWIGAKPEVILLTGGASSNDGIAQTIADVMGIPVDRLATSGSVATGAVLRAARPLGGNFSAIQEHLCSPVDGSRRYPAEGTLPAYQRLAQSFSQALAGKSPRR; this comes from the coding sequence ATGAACAGCTGGTTGGGCTTCGACGCTTCGACCCAGAGCCTTTCGGCTCTGCTGGTCGATGACTCAGGCAATATTCTTTCGGAGGAAGAAGTCAATTTCGGCCGCGACCTCCCACAGTATAACGCCCCGCAGGGATTCATCGAGGGCAATTCAGAAGGAGAGTTTCACGCCGATCCACTTATGTGGCTCGACGCACTCGACCTTTGCCTCCAACGCATGAGCGAAGGCGGCGCTGACTTTTCCTCAGTCGTTGGCATTTCCGGCGCGGGACAACAACATGGCACGGTCTATCTCAACGAAGATTGGGAAAAACATCTGTCACGGTTGAGCAGCGACAAAAACCTGGCCAAACAAATCGGCCCCTGCATTTCCCGGGCAACCTCTCCCATCTGGATGGACGTTTCCACTGGACAGGAATGTGAGGAAATCGCCGAGAAACTGGGAGGAGCGATGGAGGTGTGCCGGCGATCAGGATCCGTTCCGATTGAACGTTTCAGCGGACCTCAGATCCGACGCTTCGCCAAAATAGATCCGGACGCCTATGCCCGCACGACACGAATTCATTTGGTCAGCTCGTTTCTCGCCAGTGTTCTAGCCGGCAAAGATGCGCCCATCGACCATGGAGATGGATCGGGGATGAATCTCCTCAATCTCGAAACCCTGACATGGGACGAGGAACTGCTCGAAGCAACCGCTCCTGAACTCGCAAATAAGCTACCCGACCCAGTACTGGCGGAAACCGTTGTTGGACCGCTTGCCCCCTACTTCCAGCAAAAATACGGAATCCCTGGCAGCGCCCAAGTCGTCGCCTTCACTGGGGACAACCCGAGCAGTCTCGTTGGCATGGGAGCGGCCCAGCCCGGGAAGGTCGTCATCAGCTTGGGAACCAGTGACACATTTTTTGCCGCGATGCCCGAAGTCAAAACGGATCCCAATGGCTACGGACATGTTTTTGGGAATCCTCTCGGCGGATTCATGAGCCTCGTTTGCTTTCGCAACGGTTCTCTGGCCCGGGAAAAAGTTAAAGAGCAACTGGGAGTCGAATGGACAGCCTTCGACTGTGAGGGGCTACAGAATACGCCGATCGGAAACGATGGTGACGGGATGATCCCTTTCTTCGGACCCGAGATCAATCCACGTGTTGATTTCCATGAGCCGCTTCTCTTCGGATCGGAAGAATTTCAGAAGGATCCAGATCCGAACAAATTGGTTCGTGCCTGCTTGGAAGGCCAGTTCATCAACATGCGCCTGCAGACGGAGTGGATCGGGGCAAAGCCTGAAGTAATCCTTCTCACCGGAGGAGCTTCCTCCAACGATGGAATCGCCCAAACAATCGCTGATGTGATGGGCATCCCCGTTGATCGTCTAGCGACCTCCGGCTCGGTAGCGACTGGTGCAGTCCTGCGGGCGGCTCGTCCTCTCGGTGGCAATTTCTCAGCGATCCAGGAACATCTCTGTTCTCCCGTCGACGGTTCCCGGCGCTATCCTGCGGAAGGAACCCTACCGGCCTATCAGCGACTTGCCCAAAGTTTTTCTCAAGCTCTCGCTGGGAAATCTCCGCGCCGGTAG
- the xylA gene encoding xylose isomerase — MKEYFPTSKIQFEGASSKNPLAFKHYNPDEIVEGKTMREHLRFAAPYWHVMRNTLGDPFGAGTAQMPWDDGSDSVENALNRVDVFFEFLEKMDMDFYCWHDRDIAPELNDLAASNAALDKVVAKLKEKQNETGKKLLWGTACLFNHPRYSQGAATSPDARVYAYAAAQVKKALECTKELDGLGYTFWGGREGYSTLLNTNMKRELDNLATFLHMAIDHADKIGYTGPFYIEPKPREPATHQYDSDAAACLNFLREYGLTDRFKLNLETNHATLAGHTMEHEMTVAANAGLLGSVDANRGDTLLGWDTDQFPTDIYGTTQVMLVILGMGGFTTGGLNFDSKRRRESHEPIDLIHAHIGGMDTFARGLKIAAAIRADGRLSDFVKERYASFDEGIGAKVAAGNTSFEELEKAALAGGEPVISSGRQEMLENLINEFI, encoded by the coding sequence ATGAAAGAGTACTTCCCCACCTCAAAGATTCAGTTCGAAGGCGCTAGCTCCAAGAACCCTCTCGCTTTTAAACACTACAACCCGGACGAAATCGTCGAAGGCAAAACCATGCGGGAGCACCTTCGCTTCGCCGCTCCTTACTGGCACGTGATGCGGAACACCCTGGGGGACCCTTTCGGTGCCGGCACTGCGCAGATGCCTTGGGACGATGGTTCCGACTCCGTCGAGAACGCCCTCAATCGCGTCGACGTCTTTTTCGAGTTTCTCGAAAAGATGGATATGGATTTCTACTGCTGGCACGACCGCGACATCGCTCCCGAGCTCAATGACCTCGCCGCGAGCAACGCCGCCTTGGACAAAGTCGTCGCCAAACTAAAAGAGAAGCAAAACGAGACTGGCAAGAAACTCCTCTGGGGGACCGCCTGCCTCTTCAATCATCCGCGTTATTCGCAGGGTGCCGCGACCAGCCCGGACGCCCGCGTCTACGCCTACGCTGCCGCCCAAGTAAAAAAGGCCCTTGAATGCACCAAGGAGCTCGACGGACTCGGCTATACTTTCTGGGGAGGACGCGAAGGCTACTCCACCCTGCTCAACACCAACATGAAGCGGGAGCTCGACAACCTTGCGACCTTCCTCCACATGGCGATCGATCATGCGGACAAGATCGGCTACACTGGCCCCTTCTACATCGAACCGAAGCCACGCGAGCCCGCCACCCACCAATACGATTCGGACGCAGCCGCCTGCCTGAACTTCCTCCGCGAATACGGACTGACTGATCGCTTTAAGCTCAACCTCGAGACCAACCACGCTACCCTGGCCGGACACACGATGGAGCACGAAATGACCGTGGCCGCCAACGCCGGACTCCTCGGCAGCGTCGACGCGAATCGGGGCGACACCCTCCTCGGCTGGGACACCGACCAGTTCCCCACTGACATCTACGGAACGACCCAGGTAATGCTGGTCATCCTCGGGATGGGAGGCTTCACCACCGGTGGCCTCAACTTCGACTCCAAGCGCCGCCGCGAGTCCCATGAACCCATCGACCTCATTCACGCTCATATTGGCGGAATGGATACTTTCGCCCGAGGGCTCAAAATCGCCGCGGCGATCCGCGCAGACGGTCGACTCAGCGACTTTGTGAAAGAACGCTACGCCTCCTTCGATGAAGGCATTGGCGCCAAGGTCGCAGCGGGCAACACCTCGTTCGAAGAACTGGAAAAGGCAGCCCTCGCCGGCGGCGAACCGGTCATCAGCTCCGGACGCCAGGAAATGCTCGAAAACCTCATCAACGAGTTCATCTGA
- a CDS encoding substrate-binding domain-containing protein — protein MSEVFLRRLSPSLAHFVRRQLDFRILSIHRPKEELRASLETMRPAGLITEWLPDITEFLIGLGYPTVVADSDEEVPGGAAIDIDDWEVGREAARYFLRGGHRNFAFLGNSLPYSGQRYAGFSEELQQAGIDPPTSYVEEEPSGKQYLEDLREPQADFFHWLEELPKPVAVFAAHDPLGRFLCEACRVRKIRVPDEVSVLGANDDPLVGALSFPSLSSVQIPWERIGIAVGEAMNNLLAKGGQGSKPLLLSPGGVEVRQSSDTFHVEDPVLRRALGWLQQHHRESVGIEDLCRGLRVSRRSLERKFNEYLRKTPYQALSELRVETARRLLVETNEPMPLVAELSGFGDAERLSVVFRRVTGKRPSDFRKRF, from the coding sequence ATGTCGGAGGTATTCCTGCGGCGCCTGTCGCCCTCACTGGCACACTTTGTCCGGAGGCAGTTGGACTTTCGGATTCTCTCGATTCATCGTCCGAAGGAAGAGTTGCGGGCGTCCTTGGAAACCATGCGCCCTGCCGGGCTGATCACGGAATGGTTGCCGGACATTACTGAGTTTCTGATCGGATTGGGCTATCCTACCGTGGTGGCCGATTCGGACGAAGAGGTCCCGGGCGGAGCTGCCATCGACATTGATGATTGGGAAGTGGGCCGGGAAGCCGCACGTTATTTCTTGCGGGGAGGTCATCGCAATTTTGCCTTTCTCGGCAACTCTCTTCCCTATTCTGGGCAGCGCTACGCCGGATTTTCAGAAGAGCTGCAGCAGGCGGGGATCGACCCGCCGACTTCATACGTCGAGGAGGAGCCGAGTGGGAAGCAGTATCTTGAAGACTTGCGGGAGCCGCAGGCAGATTTCTTTCACTGGCTCGAAGAGCTGCCAAAGCCGGTGGCGGTTTTTGCGGCGCATGATCCCCTCGGACGTTTTCTCTGTGAGGCCTGCAGGGTGCGGAAAATCAGGGTGCCCGATGAGGTTTCGGTTCTGGGAGCGAATGATGACCCGCTGGTGGGTGCCTTGAGTTTTCCCTCCCTCTCGAGTGTGCAGATCCCTTGGGAGCGAATCGGGATCGCGGTGGGGGAGGCCATGAACAATTTATTGGCGAAGGGAGGACAGGGATCGAAACCTCTGTTGCTCTCGCCGGGCGGGGTGGAGGTGCGGCAGTCCAGCGATACTTTTCACGTAGAGGATCCGGTGCTCCGACGGGCTTTGGGCTGGTTGCAGCAGCATCACCGAGAGTCTGTGGGGATTGAGGACCTGTGCCGCGGACTGCGGGTATCAAGGAGGTCACTCGAAAGAAAATTCAACGAGTATCTACGCAAGACTCCGTATCAGGCCCTTTCGGAATTGCGGGTCGAGACGGCACGTCGACTTCTCGTGGAAACCAATGAGCCCATGCCGCTGGTGGCTGAGCTTTCAGGATTCGGTGATGCGGAACGTTTGTCAGTGGTCTTCCGCCGGGTAACCGGGAAAAGACCGTCGGACTTCCGCAAGCGGTTTTAG
- a CDS encoding AarF/UbiB family protein has translation MKPFHFLSNAVRAPEIIAILVRWGFEDLLLQLDTPQFLLKNLVRDKVAHLSTFERIRNALEELGPTFVKFGQIVGTRPDKLPQPLLIELKKLRSQVEPQTFKRIQPILAKELDRPIEEVFVNFPETPVASGSLGQVYRAKLRSTGEIVCVKVQRADAAKTINSDFEIIGWFARQIHQRFEGLRPYNLPSLVEQAYERVKEELDFRNEARNSETFQMMNENPERVFAPEVHSEFTTKRLLITEWVEGIPPDEVPSGTEIARDLAIVGGESVFHQIVVAGFFHSDPHSGNMLVTPDNRICLLDWGQVGQITRNMRFNLADLFAGITSRNPDKVVDVAERISTSNRPVSRRKIEQAVTLLLNRNTKVGPAGTEIGTMGLELIHTFGINGIDVPSDYALLAKAILCVEETAKGLDPEFDLQACARPYLVKLNRERWNPKTLIRQNFWPLLRAMKSLQEIPSDFQRLIRRFEEEDVQINLNHTGTEGLQETFRNSMNRLTVGVVTAALIIGSSLIITTGVRPFLWGYPAIGMLGFMASGCLGFYLVISILRRSRRYDK, from the coding sequence GTGAAGCCATTCCACTTCCTCTCAAACGCAGTCCGGGCTCCGGAAATCATCGCCATCCTCGTTCGCTGGGGATTTGAAGACCTTCTGCTCCAACTCGATACGCCGCAGTTCTTACTCAAGAACTTGGTTCGCGACAAGGTTGCCCACCTCTCGACCTTCGAGCGCATCCGCAATGCTCTCGAAGAATTAGGCCCCACGTTTGTGAAATTTGGGCAGATTGTCGGCACCCGCCCGGACAAACTGCCGCAGCCGCTCCTGATCGAGTTGAAAAAGCTCCGGAGCCAAGTCGAGCCTCAGACCTTCAAAAGGATCCAACCGATCCTTGCCAAGGAACTGGACCGCCCGATCGAGGAGGTATTTGTCAATTTTCCCGAAACACCGGTTGCCTCAGGTTCCCTCGGGCAAGTGTATCGAGCGAAGCTGCGCAGCACCGGAGAAATCGTCTGCGTTAAAGTGCAACGGGCCGATGCGGCCAAAACGATCAATTCCGATTTTGAAATCATCGGCTGGTTCGCCCGCCAGATTCACCAGCGCTTCGAAGGACTTCGCCCCTATAATCTCCCATCTCTGGTTGAGCAGGCTTACGAACGCGTCAAAGAGGAACTCGATTTCCGCAACGAGGCACGAAATTCCGAAACTTTCCAGATGATGAATGAGAACCCGGAGCGAGTCTTCGCGCCCGAGGTTCACAGCGAGTTCACCACGAAACGACTGCTCATCACGGAATGGGTCGAGGGTATTCCCCCCGATGAAGTCCCGTCCGGAACCGAGATCGCCCGGGATTTGGCAATCGTCGGCGGAGAGAGCGTCTTCCACCAGATTGTTGTCGCCGGCTTCTTCCACTCTGACCCGCATAGCGGAAACATGCTCGTCACCCCCGACAACCGCATTTGCCTACTCGACTGGGGTCAAGTCGGGCAGATCACGCGGAACATGCGCTTCAACCTCGCAGACTTGTTTGCGGGCATTACCTCCCGCAACCCGGACAAGGTCGTCGATGTCGCGGAACGAATCTCCACCAGCAATCGCCCCGTCAGCCGCCGCAAGATCGAACAAGCGGTCACACTGCTGCTAAACCGCAATACCAAGGTGGGCCCAGCAGGAACGGAGATCGGGACAATGGGGCTCGAGCTCATCCACACCTTTGGCATCAACGGTATCGATGTCCCTTCCGACTATGCTTTGCTGGCCAAGGCCATTCTCTGCGTCGAGGAAACCGCCAAGGGCTTGGACCCCGAATTCGACCTCCAAGCCTGCGCCCGACCCTACTTGGTCAAACTCAATCGCGAGCGCTGGAATCCAAAAACGCTCATTAGACAGAACTTCTGGCCGCTCCTGCGGGCCATGAAAAGCCTCCAGGAAATCCCCAGTGACTTCCAACGACTCATCCGCCGCTTCGAGGAGGAAGATGTTCAGATCAATCTTAACCACACAGGGACCGAGGGCCTTCAAGAAACTTTCCGGAACTCGATGAACCGCCTGACTGTCGGCGTCGTCACGGCCGCCCTCATCATTGGCTCCTCACTCATTATTACCACCGGCGTCCGCCCCTTCCTCTGGGGCTATCCCGCCATCGGCATGCTTGGCTTCATGGCTTCCGGCTGCCTCGGATTTTATCTTGTCATTTCGATCCTCCGCCGCAGCCGACGCTACGACAAGTAG
- a CDS encoding phasin family protein — protein MFDLVKKAMFAGVGAAVITKDKVEKNLQEMVDKGKMTADEAKDLSSKIIEAGEKETEQARNEATRLFTDMLNRAQVVTQDQIESLEKRVRDLEGRWHREFPNDGES, from the coding sequence ATGTTCGATCTCGTTAAAAAAGCTATGTTCGCAGGCGTAGGCGCTGCTGTTATCACTAAAGACAAAGTCGAAAAGAATCTCCAAGAGATGGTCGACAAGGGGAAGATGACCGCCGACGAGGCAAAGGATCTCTCCAGCAAGATCATCGAAGCCGGGGAAAAAGAGACAGAGCAGGCCCGCAACGAAGCCACTCGTCTCTTCACTGACATGCTCAACCGCGCCCAAGTAGTCACTCAGGACCAAATAGAGTCTCTCGAAAAGAGAGTTCGTGACCTGGAAGGCCGCTGGCATCGGGAATTCCCGAACGACGGCGAATCCTGA
- a CDS encoding undecaprenyl-diphosphate phosphatase, producing MRETSSQKPLPSAWLKHLWMAVLLLSPVCVFSASPETVELPEVVDERPASLTYTDAIVLGIVEGMTEYLPVSSTGHLILANRFLGLDSDRPIEGSSSSSAAEGRTLRDAANAYAIIIQGGAILAVLLIYRRRVLDIFYGMLGRSRNGLLLLRNLIAAFVPAAVLGLLFEGWIDQHLFGPVPVINALILGALLILIVEKWRDRRTVDTEDEGPDLHELPVSKAFLIGLLQCVAMWPGTSRSMMTIIGGYLAGFSPKRSAEFSFLLGLITLSAAAGYKAVTQGRWMYETLDIGPVLVGILIAFVFAALSVKWLVSYLTRHGLRIFAWYRILLALAVVNLLFW from the coding sequence GTGAGAGAAACATCATCCCAGAAGCCACTGCCCAGTGCATGGCTGAAGCATCTGTGGATGGCCGTTCTTCTCCTCTCGCCCGTTTGCGTTTTTTCGGCCTCGCCGGAAACGGTGGAGTTGCCCGAGGTTGTTGATGAACGCCCGGCGTCTCTGACCTATACGGACGCCATCGTCCTCGGCATCGTCGAAGGAATGACCGAATACCTCCCCGTATCGAGCACGGGGCACCTCATCCTCGCCAACCGATTCCTCGGCCTGGACAGCGATCGCCCCATCGAAGGCAGCTCCTCTTCATCCGCAGCCGAAGGCCGCACCCTCCGGGATGCCGCCAATGCCTACGCCATCATCATTCAGGGCGGTGCGATCCTTGCCGTCCTCCTCATCTACCGCCGCCGGGTCCTCGACATTTTCTACGGGATGCTCGGTCGAAGCCGAAATGGCCTCCTCCTCCTGCGTAATCTCATTGCGGCCTTCGTCCCGGCAGCCGTCCTCGGACTCCTCTTTGAAGGATGGATCGACCAGCACCTTTTCGGACCGGTTCCGGTCATCAACGCCCTCATTCTCGGCGCCCTGCTGATTCTCATTGTCGAAAAATGGCGGGACAGACGGACGGTCGACACCGAGGATGAAGGACCGGACCTCCATGAACTCCCGGTCTCCAAAGCCTTTCTCATCGGCCTTCTGCAGTGTGTGGCGATGTGGCCGGGGACCAGCCGCTCCATGATGACCATCATCGGTGGCTATCTCGCCGGTTTTTCCCCCAAGCGTTCGGCCGAGTTCAGCTTCCTCCTCGGGCTGATCACCCTATCCGCCGCAGCCGGATACAAGGCCGTCACCCAAGGCCGCTGGATGTATGAAACGCTCGACATCGGGCCGGTTCTGGTGGGAATCCTGATCGCCTTCGTCTTCGCCGCCCTCTCCGTCAAATGGCTTGTGAGCTACCTGACGCGGCACGGACTTCGGATCTTCGCCTGGTATCGTATCCTTCTCGCCCTTGCCGTGGTGAACCTGCTCTTCTGGTAA